From a single Collibacillus ludicampi genomic region:
- a CDS encoding DedA family protein, translated as MEGSEIKELVLQIVSSYGYLGLFFSLVLGIVGLPIPDEILMTYCGFLVSRGILSFSTTLLVAFSGSVAGMSISYILGSKFGWSLVEKYGKKMGLSEQIQKVQHWYLRYGKFVLTIGYFIPGIRHVTAFTAGISKMPFIIFAQFSYIGGFIWAITFITFGWLLGDHWTKIIRTLHQFSLGITIILASCIFLYLYLKWYKKK; from the coding sequence GTGGAGGGGTCCGAAATCAAAGAGCTTGTCCTGCAAATCGTCTCATCCTATGGTTATCTCGGGTTATTTTTTAGTTTGGTACTGGGGATCGTAGGTCTTCCAATACCCGATGAGATCCTTATGACGTATTGCGGCTTTCTCGTTTCTCGGGGAATCCTGTCTTTCAGCACGACATTGCTCGTCGCCTTTAGCGGGTCTGTCGCCGGCATGTCGATCTCATACATACTCGGAAGTAAATTCGGTTGGTCACTGGTAGAAAAGTACGGCAAGAAAATGGGACTGTCTGAACAGATTCAAAAAGTGCAACATTGGTATCTCCGCTACGGAAAATTCGTTTTGACAATCGGTTATTTCATTCCCGGTATACGCCATGTAACCGCATTTACGGCAGGAATCAGTAAAATGCCGTTTATCATATTTGCTCAATTTTCATATATCGGCGGTTTCATCTGGGCAATCACTTTTATAACGTTTGGATGGCTTCTCGGGGATCATTGGACAAAGATCATCCGCACCCTCCATCAATTTTCATTAGGAATCACCATAATACTCGCCTCGTGCATCTTTCTCTACCTTTATTTGAAATGGTATAAGAAAAAATAA
- a CDS encoding YitT family protein: protein MRSVIKILGIAAGSFIYSIGINYFIVANGLAEGGFVGISILGLYYYKIPLGVSFFILNIPLFLIGWKLFGKRFIFKTILGVVFVSIFSEVTKGWQAPMSDKLLAALYGGVINGIGLGIIFRSGATTGGADIIGRIVNHYFGYSMGRTLFAIDVIVIGVVALIIGKQTAMYSLIALFVASRVIDMVLEGHASSRACLIISDRSQEIADAISQTLERGTTLMEGRGGYTGKNKEILYCVVSREEIGRIRQIVRDIDPAAFLVIYDVHDVLGEGFAPLKATS, encoded by the coding sequence ATGCGTTCTGTGATCAAGATCTTGGGAATTGCTGCAGGTTCCTTCATTTATTCGATCGGTATCAATTATTTTATCGTTGCAAACGGGTTAGCTGAAGGCGGATTTGTAGGAATATCCATTTTAGGTCTTTATTATTATAAAATTCCATTAGGTGTCTCATTCTTTATTTTAAACATCCCTTTGTTTTTGATCGGTTGGAAACTTTTTGGGAAACGATTTATCTTCAAAACGATTCTCGGAGTTGTCTTTGTATCCATATTTTCTGAGGTAACCAAAGGATGGCAAGCGCCGATGAGCGACAAGCTGCTGGCGGCTCTGTACGGCGGCGTGATCAATGGTATCGGACTCGGCATCATCTTCCGTTCCGGCGCGACGACGGGAGGCGCCGATATCATCGGCAGGATTGTAAATCATTATTTCGGCTATTCCATGGGGCGTACGCTCTTCGCTATCGATGTGATTGTGATCGGCGTGGTCGCTTTGATCATCGGCAAACAGACCGCGATGTACTCCCTGATCGCGCTTTTCGTAGCCTCCCGCGTCATCGATATGGTACTTGAGGGACATGCGTCAAGCAGAGCCTGTCTTATCATTTCTGACCGTTCACAAGAGATTGCGGACGCGATCAGCCAAACCCTTGAAAGAGGGACAACCCTTATGGAAGGACGCGGAGGGTACACGGGGAAAAATAAGGAAATCTTGTACTGTGTGGTTTCGCGTGAAGAGATCGGACGCATACGTCAGATCGTACGGGATATTGATCCCGCGGCTTTCTTAGTCATCTATGATGTCCATGATGTATTGGGTGAAGGATTTGCTCCTTTAAAAGCAACAAGTTAG
- a CDS encoding menaquinol-cytochrome c reductase cytochrome b/c subunit, which produces MASEYGKERIPGTPRHRIDKETRHGTEPFFPNFLLKEWIVGSVFLVAFILWVIFNPTELTERANPADTSFIPVPDWYFLFLYQLLKYFPGEYVTIGTLVIPGLASLALLLVPWLDRRKTRHPFKRPIATGAMMLALVVMSWLTYEAHMQHEAALGKLPKQDSLPTIKDTAIIDPKDEGAQIFMNTCAACHGQDLKGKVGPQLLGIGNKYDKEKLLETIQKGFPPNMPSSGGLQDPKQVEKVAEWLAKQKQK; this is translated from the coding sequence ATGGCTAGTGAATACGGCAAAGAACGGATCCCTGGTACGCCGCGCCATCGTATCGACAAAGAAACCCGTCATGGTACTGAACCGTTCTTTCCTAATTTCTTGTTGAAAGAATGGATCGTAGGCTCCGTATTCCTCGTCGCATTCATATTATGGGTGATCTTCAATCCGACCGAACTGACCGAGCGGGCGAATCCGGCAGACACGTCGTTCATTCCGGTACCCGATTGGTACTTTCTCTTTTTATACCAGTTACTTAAATATTTTCCTGGCGAGTATGTGACGATCGGAACGCTCGTGATACCCGGTCTTGCTTCCTTGGCACTGTTGTTGGTTCCGTGGCTCGACCGTCGCAAGACGAGACATCCGTTCAAGCGTCCCATCGCTACGGGTGCGATGATGTTGGCTTTGGTGGTCATGTCGTGGCTTACATATGAAGCACATATGCAACACGAAGCCGCACTTGGAAAATTGCCAAAACAGGATTCGCTCCCGACAATCAAAGATACGGCTATCATCGATCCGAAAGATGAAGGTGCACAGATTTTCATGAACACTTGTGCTGCCTGTCACGGTCAAGATTTGAAGGGGAAGGTGGGGCCGCAACTGCTCGGTATAGGCAATAAGTATGACAAAGAAAAGCTGCTTGAAACCATCCAGAAAGGGTTCCCGCCCAACATGCCATCTTCCGGAGGGTTACAAGATCCGAAACAAGTGGAGAAAGTGGCCGAATGGTTAGCGAAACAAAAACAAAAATAA
- the qcrB gene encoding menaquinol-cytochrome c reductase cytochrome b subunit — MLKKTYDWIDERLNITPIWRDVADHDVPAHVNPANKMSAFVYCFGGLTFLIISTQILSGMFLAMYYVPDIVNAYNSVKYISDEVLLGNIVRGMHFWGASLVIIMMFLHMLRVFFTGAYKAPRELNWVVGVLIFFVVLGFGFTGYLLPWDQKAYWATSVGTQIASTVPFIGKYIQILLVGGQDVGAVTLTRFFAIHVFFLPAALLVLLALHFIMIRKQGIAGPL, encoded by the coding sequence GCGTGACGTCGCGGATCATGACGTCCCAGCGCATGTGAATCCCGCCAACAAAATGTCAGCGTTTGTCTACTGCTTTGGCGGTTTGACTTTCCTCATCATCTCCACACAGATTCTCTCCGGCATGTTTTTGGCCATGTATTATGTACCTGACATCGTGAATGCTTATAACTCTGTCAAATATATTTCGGATGAAGTGTTACTAGGAAATATCGTGCGCGGAATGCATTTCTGGGGAGCTTCTTTGGTCATCATCATGATGTTCCTGCACATGTTGCGCGTGTTTTTCACCGGGGCTTACAAAGCGCCAAGGGAGCTCAACTGGGTGGTTGGTGTCCTCATCTTCTTCGTAGTTCTGGGCTTCGGTTTTACCGGCTATCTCTTGCCATGGGATCAGAAAGCATATTGGGCGACATCAGTGGGGACTCAGATCGCTTCAACGGTTCCTTTTATCGGCAAATATATTCAGATCTTACTGGTGGGAGGACAGGATGTCGGTGCTGTTACGTTGACCCGTTTCTTTGCCATCCATGTTTTCTTCTTGCCGGCAGCTCTTCTCGTCTTGTTGGCCTTACATTTTATCATGATTCGCAAACAGGGAATCGCAGGTCCGCTATAA